One Triticum dicoccoides isolate Atlit2015 ecotype Zavitan chromosome 5B, WEW_v2.0, whole genome shotgun sequence genomic window carries:
- the LOC119308487 gene encoding uncharacterized protein LOC119308487 has product MATTPLATASPYPFPSLLSKTLNPTSTSKLSPPHSLSLSLLTTPAPLLLPRRQGRRQRDISAAYGDGDMDDDFGGAGDFDLDGDDGVGDDDDLDNEQDYDVDYDRLLAPVKPRPQLSGVGSGGEEGEGDIAMVAAESFVSTGASASDTVVDYTIDEDEFHKIRLLHCDFFIRKVPDPDQDVYDFREMYVTPPDTDIYSIPRVLAPVPQKYVRCAKKNFGRYHVSEPPVEHLRDPLYKTEREIMKVFLTKHYRNRRFSDTDFFLDFEEIYVIDSKTRSITRAKVVVNVPEGKRRDRRNDLLLIRDGGESFRITDKSQRDDATTIIQREEWTKSRQDVEKHFRKLRDFDYSNWF; this is encoded by the exons ATGGCGACCACTCCGCTCGCGACCGCCTCTCCCTATCCATTCCCCTCTCTGCTCTCCAAAACCCTAAACCCCACCTCCACCTCCAAGCTCTCTCCTCcgcactccctctccctctccctcctcaccaccccggcgcccctcctcctcccccgcagGCAGGGCCGGCGGCAGCGTGACATCTCGGCGGCGTACGGTGACGGCGACATGGACGACGACTTCGGCGGTGCGGGCGACTTCGACCTCGACGGAGACGACGGTGTGGGGGACGACGACGACCTTGACAACGAGCAGGACTACGACGTTGACTATGACCGCCTCCTCGCCCCCGTCAAGCCTCGGCCGCAGCTCTCCGGGGTTGGCAGCGGAGGCGAGGAAGGGGAGGGGGACATCGCCATGGTCGCGGCCGAGAGCTTCGTGTCCACTGGGGCGTCCGCCTCCGACACCGTCGTCGACTACACCATCGACGAAGATGAGTTTCACAAGATTCGCCTGCTCCACTGCGACTTCTTCATCCGCAAGGTGCCCGACCCTGACCAAGACGTCTACGACTTCCGAGAG ATGTATGTCACACCGCCTGACACCGACATCTACTCAATTCCAAGGGTTCTTGCCCCGGTGCCACAAAAG TATGTGAGGTGCGCGAAGAAAAACTTTGGCCGCTACCACGTAAGTGAGCCACCGGTTGAGCATCTGCGTGATCCCCTGTACAAGACAGAGAGGGAGATTATGAAG GTTTTCTTAACAAAACACTACAGAAACAGGCGGTTCAGCGATACAGATTTTTTCCTTGATTTTGAGGAGATTTATGTCATCGACTCAAAAACAAGGTCAATCACAAGGGCAAAAGTAGTG GTGAACGTCCCTGAAGGCAAAAGGAGAGATAGGAGAAATGACCTGCTACTCATACGGGACGGTGGCGAATCTTTCAGAATAACTGACAAG TCCCAAAGAGACGACGCCACCACCATCATCCAAAGAGAAGAGTGGACGAAATCGAGACAGGACGTGGAGAAGCATTTCCGGAAGCTCAGAGATTTTGACTACTCGAATTGGTTCTGA